The following are from one region of the Atribacterota bacterium genome:
- a CDS encoding MFS transporter: protein MLSRRDYIWNFIVDSLDYAFFSLAMSFGSITTLLPLLAQKLGASNVEIGLIPAIAYLGWSLPALWGAKVSERLERKLPFILKATLFERLPYLGMAITCFFFASSSPLFALNLIFAFLGISTFAMGFLGPIWIEMIGKVIHPGRWGLYFAFGNGIGALMSIWGSRIAERLFLVYPFAYNFGYCFLFSSVAMVISYVLLALTREEKAAVHPSSSGYLRSLFTMLREDRNFSQFLVARILIALGVMGGSFYTVYLLSHFHIPDALVARYNAVLLVSQALSNFFWGPLGDKKGHKVVLLIGAVTMVVSNLFALFAQNIWFFFVAFSFLGFNASAISIGGMAILLDFAPPGKRSTYLGWGSFFSGFPAFLSPLLGGKIADFFGYTAVFWVALGVNVAGFLWLLLGVREPRVFDG from the coding sequence ATGCTTTCGCGGCGTGACTATATCTGGAATTTTATAGTCGATTCCCTTGATTATGCTTTCTTTTCCCTGGCGATGTCCTTTGGTTCGATCACCACGCTCCTTCCCCTTTTGGCTCAAAAACTTGGGGCGTCAAATGTGGAGATTGGTCTGATCCCGGCCATTGCGTATCTTGGTTGGTCTTTACCAGCACTGTGGGGAGCAAAGGTTTCTGAGCGTCTAGAACGAAAACTCCCTTTTATTCTGAAGGCCACACTATTTGAGCGCCTTCCCTATCTGGGGATGGCCATCACCTGTTTTTTCTTCGCTTCTTCCAGTCCTCTCTTTGCTCTGAATCTGATTTTTGCCTTCTTAGGGATTTCGACCTTCGCCATGGGTTTTCTTGGTCCCATCTGGATTGAGATGATTGGCAAAGTGATCCATCCTGGACGTTGGGGTCTATATTTTGCCTTTGGCAATGGTATAGGAGCTCTGATGAGTATCTGGGGCTCGCGTATCGCCGAACGCCTCTTCCTCGTTTACCCTTTTGCGTACAACTTTGGGTACTGTTTTCTATTTTCTTCAGTGGCCATGGTGATTTCCTATGTTTTGCTTGCTCTCACCAGGGAAGAAAAAGCAGCGGTTCATCCCTCTTCTTCGGGATATCTTCGATCTCTCTTTACCATGCTTCGGGAAGACCGTAATTTTTCCCAGTTTCTCGTAGCTCGCATCCTCATCGCCCTGGGGGTGATGGGAGGGTCTTTCTACACCGTGTATCTCCTCTCTCATTTTCATATTCCCGATGCGTTGGTGGCTCGTTACAATGCGGTTCTTCTGGTTTCCCAAGCTTTGAGTAATTTTTTCTGGGGTCCATTGGGAGACAAAAAGGGCCACAAAGTGGTTCTCCTCATTGGAGCGGTCACCATGGTGGTCAGTAATCTTTTCGCGCTCTTTGCGCAGAATATCTGGTTCTTTTTCGTAGCTTTTTCCTTTTTGGGTTTCAATGCGAGCGCCATTTCAATTGGAGGTATGGCCATTCTTCTTGATTTTGCTCCTCCGGGGAAACGCAGCACGTACCTCGGCTGGGGAAGTTTTTTCTCTGGTTTCCCGGCTTTTCTTTCTCCTCTTTTAGGGGGCAAAATTGCTGATTTTTTCGGTTACACTGCTGTTTTTTGGGTGGCATTGGGTGTTAACGTAGCTGGTTTCCTGTGGTTACTCTTGGGGGTTCGTGAACCGAGGGTTTTCGATGGGTAA
- a CDS encoding MATE family efflux transporter — MKRYRTDFTVGSIPRHLVTFAIPMLIGNLLQTFYNTVDSIWVGRFLGPGALAAVSVSFPVLFLFVALAMGLGIGNNVMVAQYLGARREEEVARTITNALTVFTIIGIATMFVGLAFHKPLLQLIKTPPEILTLASSYLTIFLFGLPFLFLYNAINTIFQGMGNSRTPLTLLIYATILNVILDPIMILGIGPFPQMGVAGAALATTIAQGFSGLLGLFFLKRTGFVRFQRGFFFSRKLSGTMFKLGLPAGAQQTVLSLGFLMMSSIVNSFGKNVIAAFGVGSRVDQFAFLPAMTFSLVISSVAGQNLGALDFQRAREVARWGAIISSLFAVVITTVIFFITTSIVQIFTTDLEVTRLGIEYLRIVSFSYLPLALMFAYNGFLRGAGDTFQTMLNTVLTLWGVRIPLAKVFSTMPNLAERGIWISQIIGPTVGFLIAYFYYLSGRWENKILTHPQQKSKEFEQNTRQIVTMNTENSH, encoded by the coding sequence ATGAAGCGTTATCGGACTGACTTCACCGTCGGAAGCATCCCCCGCCATTTAGTTACCTTTGCTATACCCATGCTGATTGGAAATCTCCTGCAGACCTTCTATAACACTGTGGACAGTATCTGGGTCGGACGATTTTTGGGTCCCGGGGCTCTGGCAGCAGTATCGGTGAGTTTCCCTGTGCTTTTCCTATTCGTCGCCCTTGCCATGGGCCTTGGAATCGGAAACAACGTTATGGTAGCCCAGTACTTAGGAGCCCGTAGAGAAGAGGAGGTTGCCAGGACCATCACCAATGCCCTGACCGTATTCACCATCATCGGTATTGCCACCATGTTTGTGGGGCTTGCTTTTCATAAGCCTTTACTGCAATTAATCAAAACGCCGCCTGAAATTCTGACTCTTGCTTCTTCTTATCTCACCATTTTCCTTTTTGGGCTTCCCTTCCTTTTTCTATATAACGCCATCAACACCATTTTCCAAGGAATGGGGAACTCAAGAACCCCCCTGACACTTCTCATCTATGCCACCATCCTCAACGTGATTCTAGATCCCATTATGATTCTGGGCATCGGACCATTTCCTCAAATGGGTGTTGCTGGAGCAGCATTAGCCACCACCATCGCCCAGGGCTTTTCAGGACTTCTGGGACTCTTCTTTCTAAAACGCACTGGCTTTGTGCGATTCCAGAGAGGATTTTTTTTCTCACGAAAACTCTCCGGAACCATGTTTAAACTGGGACTTCCGGCTGGAGCACAGCAAACTGTTTTATCTTTAGGCTTTTTAATGATGAGTTCCATCGTGAATAGCTTCGGAAAGAACGTAATTGCAGCCTTTGGGGTGGGTAGTCGGGTGGACCAATTTGCGTTCCTACCAGCCATGACTTTCAGTCTGGTAATTTCTTCGGTGGCTGGACAGAACTTAGGTGCGCTCGACTTTCAGCGAGCCAGAGAAGTTGCCAGGTGGGGAGCCATCATTTCCTCCCTTTTCGCCGTGGTAATCACCACGGTTATCTTTTTCATCACCACTTCCATCGTCCAAATTTTTACTACTGACCTCGAGGTGACACGGCTTGGCATCGAGTACTTACGCATTGTCAGCTTTTCCTATTTACCCTTAGCCCTCATGTTTGCCTATAACGGGTTTCTCCGTGGGGCAGGAGACACGTTTCAGACCATGCTCAACACGGTTCTCACCCTCTGGGGCGTCCGCATTCCTCTGGCCAAAGTGTTTTCAACAATGCCAAACTTGGCTGAGCGGGGAATCTGGATCAGCCAGATTATTGGACCAACTGTGGGGTTTTTGATTGCATACTTTTACTACCTGAGCGGACGGTGGGAAAACAAAATTTTGACCCATCCACAACAAAAATCAAAGGAATTTGAACAGAATACTCGCCAAATCGTTACGATGAACACCGAAAATAGCCATTAA
- a CDS encoding cobyric acid synthase: MGKTLMIQGTASGVGKSLLVAGIARYFTRKGFRVAPFKAENMSLNSGVTKNGEEMARAQILQALACGIEPDSCMNPVLLKPQGGAIQVVIRGKVWRTIPPFSLSSERPFLEKVINESFESLRRAFDLVVVEGMGSPAELNLKEQDLANMGFALRFRCPVILVGDIERGGVFASLYGTWALCTDEEKALLRGFVINKLHGEKNVLQRGIEKLEFLTGVPTFGVIPYREFILDDEDSFNLKLQKPRQGYREVTVGVLHLPHMANTSDFQPLLLEEDVTLLFVSPHGDLTALDLLIIPGTKNTMEDLVVLHECGFRNRLQGYLARGGVVLGVCGGFQMLGMVVRDPWHLESSKDEVQGLSLLNAVTELRPEKVLRQVKGFWDDDVKARMRGYEIHHGRTMVLRSYPPFFLLDSGEQEGVIHNRQVFGTYCHGLFDHSDFRRSFLNFLRKKKGLSPVLYGGPSWEEKVSQELDVLAEFLKLNLDFQALQNVLGY, from the coding sequence ATGGGTAAAACGTTGATGATTCAGGGAACAGCTTCTGGGGTGGGTAAAAGCCTTCTTGTGGCAGGAATTGCCCGGTATTTTACCCGAAAGGGCTTCCGGGTAGCTCCGTTTAAAGCTGAGAATATGTCCTTGAATTCTGGGGTGACCAAGAATGGAGAGGAAATGGCTCGAGCTCAAATTCTCCAGGCTCTGGCCTGTGGGATTGAACCCGATTCTTGCATGAACCCGGTGCTTCTGAAACCCCAGGGTGGGGCCATTCAGGTGGTGATTCGAGGGAAAGTTTGGCGGACGATTCCCCCGTTTTCCCTTTCCTCTGAGAGACCGTTTCTGGAAAAGGTTATCAATGAGAGTTTTGAATCGTTGCGTCGCGCGTTTGACCTGGTCGTGGTGGAAGGAATGGGAAGTCCAGCAGAACTCAACCTCAAAGAACAGGACCTCGCCAACATGGGTTTTGCCCTCCGTTTTCGGTGTCCAGTGATTCTTGTGGGAGATATCGAGCGTGGCGGCGTCTTTGCTTCACTCTATGGCACTTGGGCTCTTTGTACAGACGAAGAGAAGGCCCTCCTTAGAGGTTTTGTCATTAATAAACTCCACGGCGAGAAAAATGTTTTACAGAGAGGGATTGAAAAACTGGAGTTTTTGACCGGTGTTCCCACCTTTGGGGTAATTCCTTATCGTGAATTTATTCTCGATGACGAAGACAGTTTCAATCTTAAATTGCAAAAACCGCGTCAAGGGTATCGTGAGGTCACGGTTGGGGTGCTGCACCTTCCCCACATGGCAAATACCAGTGATTTTCAGCCTTTGCTTCTGGAAGAGGATGTCACTCTTCTTTTCGTTTCACCCCACGGAGATTTGACGGCTTTGGATTTACTGATTATACCCGGGACTAAGAATACCATGGAGGATTTGGTCGTCCTGCATGAGTGCGGTTTTCGGAATCGCCTGCAGGGGTACCTGGCTCGGGGTGGAGTGGTTCTTGGTGTCTGCGGTGGTTTTCAGATGCTGGGTATGGTGGTTCGGGACCCCTGGCACTTGGAATCATCGAAAGATGAGGTTCAGGGGTTATCCCTTCTTAATGCGGTGACTGAACTCCGTCCGGAAAAGGTGTTACGTCAGGTCAAGGGGTTCTGGGATGACGATGTCAAAGCGAGGATGAGGGGATATGAAATCCACCATGGACGAACCATGGTGCTGAGGTCGTATCCCCCTTTTTTTCTCCTTGACTCTGGTGAACAGGAAGGCGTAATCCACAATCGACAGGTATTTGGGACTTACTGCCATGGACTCTTTGACCATAGTGATTTTCGACGAAGCTTTCTCAATTTTCTGCGCAAAAAGAAAGGATTATCTCCAGTTCTTTACGGTGGTCCGTCCTGGGAAGAAAAGGTGAGTCAGGAACTCGATGTGCTTGCTGAATTTCTTAAGTTAAACCTTGATTTTCAGGCGTTACAAAATGTGCTTGGTTATTAA